One window from the genome of Fulvivirga lutea encodes:
- a CDS encoding SRPBCC family protein → MIKVNIKKSQLLAVIITIAVAAPLTLWGIYGIGQYGMALFIITPFFIGLSSALILGRWEKLTPNKSRKIGFLTLLIFTAGLVLFAIEGLICIAMAVPPALLLTWLGSFLANYLTNKSNRNVAIIYVLVGLLIPCTAFLERNKKPEVLPVVTSIIISASPEVVWKNVIEFPDLEPPREFLFKAGISYPINARIEGHGVGAIRYCNFNTGSFVEPITIWEKPKLLAFDVKEQPKPMTELSFWDIDAPHLQDYFVAKKGQFKLTPLPNGKTELEGTTWYVQKIYPGFYWNIWSNSIIHAIHDRVLAHIKKESERN, encoded by the coding sequence TTGATAAAAGTTAATATTAAAAAGAGTCAATTATTAGCTGTAATTATCACCATTGCAGTAGCTGCGCCACTTACATTGTGGGGTATTTATGGTATTGGTCAGTATGGCATGGCCTTATTTATTATCACTCCTTTTTTTATTGGTTTAAGTAGTGCTCTTATATTAGGAAGGTGGGAAAAGCTAACTCCTAATAAGTCTCGTAAGATTGGTTTTCTTACACTTTTGATTTTCACTGCAGGACTAGTACTATTTGCCATTGAAGGTCTTATTTGTATTGCTATGGCCGTACCGCCTGCTTTACTGCTGACATGGTTGGGTAGTTTTTTGGCCAATTATCTAACGAATAAAAGCAACCGAAATGTTGCTATAATTTATGTCCTAGTTGGACTTTTGATACCATGTACAGCATTTTTAGAACGAAATAAGAAGCCAGAAGTACTTCCAGTTGTAACTAGCATTATCATCAGTGCAAGTCCGGAAGTAGTTTGGAAAAATGTTATTGAATTTCCTGATTTAGAACCACCTCGAGAATTTCTATTTAAGGCAGGTATATCTTATCCAATAAATGCCAGAATTGAAGGCCATGGTGTGGGTGCTATTCGTTATTGTAATTTCAACACAGGAAGTTTTGTGGAGCCTATAACCATATGGGAAAAGCCAAAATTATTGGCGTTTGATGTAAAAGAACAACCCAAACCTATGACCGAATTGAGCTTTTGGGATATCGATGCCCCACACTTGCAAGATTATTTTGTAGCAAAGAAAGGGCAGTTTAAGCTTACGCCCTTACCTAATGGAAAGACAGAATTAGAAGGAACAACTTGGTATGTACAAAAAATCTACCCTGGATTTTACTGGAATATTTGGAGTAATTCGATTATTCATGCGATCCATGACAGAGTTTTAGCTCACATAAAGAAAGAATCTGAGAGGAACTAA